The Thermoplasma acidophilum DSM 1728 genome includes a window with the following:
- a CDS encoding purine-cytosine permease family protein, which yields MSTEHEFGYDIDKYSKANKEIDIENDKHPSSMFYIWFASNLTVGDFAVGFIPVYLGLPILYSIVAIAVGTIAGGIMLAYMSQLGAVYRVPQMYMGRAPFGTVGGSLLSILQWGNTAGWLTVNVILASLAIYQMVKIPYYAIVLLIVAIVALTALVGYRAIRILERSMSYVLGLLFVFLVLFLIHSHASISYQYVDSFSIPAAFGITFASAFSYIMSWGPYAADYSRHVSSSKPSKSIFYYTLLGSVIASVFAEIVGLMVSAASGNPSGSPAADLANVMNKYAVIGLIALFLGGISANAINLYSNSLAFLSIGFKAHRWVAIAVASVFSLLLGIIGFFRFYGFYETFLFILDYWITPWIGIMIAHFFILKRLRHQEFEDLPKIVKPGIYAYIISIAVSIPFMSPAGIINMPLASMLHGVDISYFVSFFSAMIIYLYLSRKLDDRNHGEKTRKEIS from the coding sequence ATGAGCACCGAACATGAGTTCGGATATGATATCGATAAATACAGCAAAGCAAACAAGGAAATAGACATCGAAAACGACAAGCACCCATCATCCATGTTCTACATATGGTTTGCTTCTAACCTGACCGTTGGAGACTTTGCGGTTGGTTTTATTCCTGTGTATCTTGGGTTGCCTATACTTTACTCCATCGTTGCAATAGCGGTTGGGACCATTGCAGGTGGCATAATGCTTGCTTATATGAGCCAGCTGGGCGCAGTCTACAGGGTACCACAGATGTACATGGGGCGTGCCCCATTTGGTACAGTAGGGGGGTCTCTATTATCCATCCTGCAATGGGGAAATACCGCAGGCTGGTTGACCGTGAACGTGATTCTGGCATCACTGGCCATTTATCAAATGGTGAAAATACCGTATTATGCCATAGTGCTTCTCATTGTTGCTATAGTCGCGCTAACTGCTCTTGTTGGGTACAGAGCTATAAGGATCCTTGAGAGATCCATGTCATATGTCCTTGGATTGCTATTTGTTTTTCTTGTCCTGTTTCTTATCCATTCCCATGCATCTATATCGTACCAGTATGTGGATTCGTTTAGCATTCCCGCAGCCTTCGGTATAACATTCGCTTCAGCATTCTCCTATATAATGTCTTGGGGACCTTATGCAGCGGACTATTCCAGGCATGTATCATCAAGCAAGCCTTCAAAATCGATCTTCTATTACACACTCCTGGGTTCAGTGATTGCCTCTGTATTTGCGGAGATTGTGGGACTCATGGTTTCGGCAGCCTCAGGAAATCCTTCCGGGTCTCCGGCAGCAGATCTGGCAAATGTCATGAACAAATATGCGGTTATAGGGCTAATAGCCCTGTTTCTGGGTGGGATATCGGCAAATGCAATAAACCTCTATTCTAATTCTCTTGCTTTCCTCTCAATAGGCTTTAAGGCCCATAGATGGGTTGCAATAGCGGTGGCTTCAGTTTTTTCGCTTTTACTTGGCATAATAGGCTTCTTCCGGTTTTATGGCTTCTATGAGACATTCCTATTCATACTTGATTATTGGATTACGCCATGGATAGGCATAATGATAGCACACTTCTTCATATTGAAGAGATTGAGACATCAGGAGTTCGAAGATCTGCCAAAGATAGTGAAACCGGGAATATATGCATACATCATTTCCATTGCCGTATCGATACCGTTTATGTCCCCTGCGGGAATAATAAATATGCCACTAGCTTCAATGCTGCATGGAGTCGATATAAGCTATTTCGTTTCGTTTTTCTCAGCGATGATAATTTACCTCTATCTGTCCCGAAAATTGGATGACCGCAATCATGGAGAAAAGACTCGCAAAGAGATCAGCTGA
- a CDS encoding phosphoribosylglycinamide synthetase C domain-containing protein, giving the protein MPIVQDYKRAYEGDAGPNTGGMGSISDSSFTLPFISDRAPEEAKHILVDIIRAMNSENTPFKGIMYGQFMDTPHGVKVIEINARFADPEGINVLTLLKSDFVETLHQIYDGNLQGDKIFERKASVLKYIVPIGYGSDPKPGEIELDKAIFDSGVDVLYASVSGDMLRLKQSTSRSLAIIAKGNSIPEASELVDSSLAHVKGSYYVRRDIGRSDFIQSKIRKAKALLGEDKFTGIQL; this is encoded by the coding sequence ATGCCGATCGTTCAGGATTACAAGAGAGCGTATGAGGGTGATGCAGGGCCGAACACCGGGGGTATGGGTTCCATCTCCGATTCAAGCTTCACATTGCCATTCATCAGCGATCGTGCTCCCGAGGAGGCAAAACACATACTCGTAGACATTATCCGGGCGATGAACTCGGAAAACACTCCCTTCAAGGGGATCATGTATGGCCAGTTCATGGATACGCCACATGGCGTTAAGGTCATAGAGATCAATGCTAGATTTGCGGATCCCGAGGGAATAAATGTTCTGACGCTCCTCAAAAGCGATTTTGTTGAAACACTGCACCAGATATATGATGGAAACCTTCAGGGAGACAAGATATTCGAGAGAAAGGCTAGTGTGCTGAAGTATATAGTGCCTATAGGCTACGGTTCCGATCCAAAACCCGGCGAAATAGAACTGGACAAGGCAATATTTGACAGCGGTGTTGACGTTCTGTACGCTTCCGTCAGCGGTGATATGCTCAGATTGAAGCAGAGCACATCCAGATCGCTGGCCATAATAGCCAAGGGAAACAGCATACCAGAAGCATCTGAACTTGTAGATTCCTCACTGGCACACGTTAAGGGAAGCTATTACGTCAGAAGGGATATAGGCCGATCGGATTTCATTCAATCAAAGATCAGGAAAGCAAAGGCCTTGCTAGGAGAGGATAAATTTACCGGAATACAATTATGA
- a CDS encoding translation initiation factor IF-2 subunit beta: protein MTDDYEKLLEKAKNVLSSSTKNIDRLKIPDPEIIREGKATIIRNFQDIVDIINRDPEHIIKFLTREFGTNIVQNGRRLIINRKLTLEELLDKMNEYINTYVRCYECGSLDTEIQKSGRISLLVCKACGAQHPIHSVREAKDDETIEEGKEYVVEITEVGSSGEGRTNYKGYTIFVPGAKRGETVKVRIKKVKNDVAIGEIIERSKQEKK from the coding sequence ATGACCGATGATTATGAAAAGCTCCTTGAAAAAGCAAAGAATGTACTTTCAAGTTCAACCAAGAATATAGACCGATTGAAGATACCTGATCCAGAAATAATCAGAGAGGGAAAAGCAACTATTATAAGGAACTTTCAGGATATAGTTGATATAATAAACAGAGATCCAGAACACATCATAAAGTTCCTCACCCGTGAGTTCGGTACAAACATCGTTCAAAACGGCAGGAGACTAATAATAAATAGAAAGCTTACCCTTGAAGAGCTTCTTGATAAGATGAACGAATACATTAATACATATGTGAGGTGTTATGAATGCGGTTCTCTGGATACTGAAATTCAGAAATCTGGCCGCATATCACTTCTGGTTTGCAAGGCATGCGGAGCCCAACACCCGATACACTCTGTACGCGAAGCCAAGGATGATGAGACCATCGAGGAAGGGAAGGAATATGTTGTTGAGATAACCGAAGTTGGGAGCTCTGGGGAAGGGAGGACAAACTATAAGGGTTACACCATCTTCGTACCGGGTGCAAAGAGGGGCGAAACCGTTAAGGTTAGAATAAAGAAGGTCAAGAATGATGTAGCCATAGGTGAAATCATAGAGAGAAGCAAACAAGAGAAAAAGTAA
- the dcd gene encoding dCTP deaminase, whose protein sequence is MILNDSTIMRMVSDGLLISENFDRGCLTPNGYDLRVDAIDVEGRQYSEFEIGKNVHFLVSTIEILKIPDDVVGMIWTRSSFARKGIFGSFGAIDAGYHGNLTLSFFNAGSAVNLRRGERIAQIVFVKMIGSAEKPYHIRSGNYQNSRGIVKDPVAGSQIASEAKKN, encoded by the coding sequence ATGATACTTAACGATTCAACCATAATGAGGATGGTAAGCGATGGCCTTCTCATCTCAGAAAATTTTGATAGAGGCTGCCTTACGCCAAACGGATACGACCTGCGAGTAGACGCCATTGATGTAGAGGGAAGACAGTATTCGGAGTTTGAAATAGGAAAGAACGTGCACTTTCTCGTATCCACCATTGAAATACTGAAGATACCAGACGACGTTGTCGGCATGATATGGACAAGGTCAAGCTTCGCTCGCAAGGGTATCTTTGGATCCTTCGGTGCCATAGATGCCGGTTATCATGGCAATCTCACCCTATCCTTCTTCAACGCCGGATCCGCGGTTAACCTTAGGAGAGGTGAAAGAATAGCACAGATAGTCTTCGTTAAGATGATTGGCAGCGCTGAGAAGCCATATCATATAAGATCCGGTAATTACCAGAATTCGCGGGGAATTGTGAAGGATCCGGTTGCAGGAAGCCAGATCGCATCAGAGGCAAAGAAAAATTAG
- a CDS encoding aldehyde dehydrogenase family protein yields MPFENENTYVRMVEAGKEDEFHRKYEEALKEVESYFHKEYPNIIKEDIVESKKIKDISPIDGSEIATFQLASDESVNKAVDMLYRSYKNWYNIGYMKRALTFLKAAGMLSDQKFKFAAILTYENGKNRYEAIGDVDEAIDFMRYYAINLIENQGFIKLTGKAYKNEESMSVMKPYGVFGVISPFNFFSIGVGMSSGPLVTGNAVILKPSSDIPLSLYLWVRLMHDAGVPKEVLAYVSGSGSVVGKHIVENKKVAGIVFTGSREVGLDIQRRSIDNGPKVVITEMGGKDAIIVSNKADLNKAVEGVARAAFGFAGQKCSACSLLYVHKDVYDEFMKRLKERTDQIKPDDPRKKETFLNPVINKEAYEKFIKLKPEYNKGKILTGGHELKRPGFYVEPTIVTDLPKDAYIARNEIFLPVLSVFKCNSIQEAIEDINSMDYGLTGGIFTEDPNEIQYYFDNVEVGVLYANRKSGGSTGSMVGSQPFVGWKLSGVSGKGTGSFYYLMQFLREQSQTIAH; encoded by the coding sequence ATGCCATTCGAAAATGAAAACACATATGTCAGGATGGTAGAAGCCGGCAAAGAGGATGAATTCCACAGAAAGTATGAGGAAGCGCTCAAAGAGGTGGAATCCTATTTCCACAAGGAATATCCGAATATAATAAAGGAAGACATTGTTGAGAGCAAAAAGATAAAGGATATAAGCCCAATAGATGGCAGTGAGATAGCGACTTTCCAATTGGCATCGGATGAATCCGTTAACAAAGCCGTGGACATGCTCTATCGGTCATACAAGAACTGGTACAATATAGGATACATGAAGCGCGCCCTAACTTTCCTGAAAGCAGCAGGCATGCTCAGCGATCAGAAGTTCAAGTTCGCTGCCATACTTACGTACGAAAACGGAAAGAATAGATATGAAGCCATTGGTGATGTGGATGAAGCCATAGACTTCATGCGTTATTACGCAATCAACCTCATAGAAAATCAGGGCTTCATAAAATTAACGGGCAAAGCCTACAAGAATGAGGAATCGATGAGTGTGATGAAACCCTATGGCGTGTTTGGCGTCATATCTCCATTCAACTTCTTCTCGATCGGCGTCGGCATGAGTTCAGGCCCACTCGTCACGGGCAATGCAGTCATATTGAAGCCGAGCAGCGATATACCGCTTTCGCTGTACCTATGGGTTCGCCTGATGCACGATGCGGGCGTTCCGAAAGAGGTACTGGCCTACGTTTCAGGTTCAGGTAGCGTTGTAGGAAAGCACATAGTCGAGAACAAGAAGGTTGCGGGAATAGTATTCACAGGATCTAGGGAAGTCGGTCTAGACATCCAGAGAAGGTCTATCGACAATGGACCAAAGGTCGTCATAACAGAGATGGGAGGCAAGGATGCCATAATCGTGTCCAACAAGGCTGATCTGAACAAAGCTGTGGAAGGAGTTGCAAGAGCAGCCTTTGGATTCGCTGGCCAGAAATGCAGCGCATGCTCATTGCTCTATGTTCACAAGGACGTGTATGATGAGTTCATGAAGCGCCTCAAGGAAAGAACCGACCAGATAAAGCCAGATGACCCAAGGAAGAAGGAGACATTTCTCAACCCGGTCATAAACAAGGAGGCATACGAGAAATTCATCAAGCTGAAGCCTGAATACAACAAGGGTAAGATACTCACTGGAGGACATGAACTGAAGAGGCCTGGATTCTACGTTGAACCAACAATAGTGACGGATCTGCCCAAAGATGCCTATATTGCACGGAATGAGATCTTCCTGCCGGTGCTGAGTGTGTTCAAATGCAACAGCATACAGGAAGCCATAGAAGATATAAACAGCATGGATTATGGGCTCACAGGAGGCATATTCACTGAAGACCCGAATGAGATACAGTACTATTTCGACAACGTAGAGGTAGGCGTTCTCTACGCAAACAGGAAGAGCGGAGGTTCCACCGGTTCAATGGTTGGTTCGCAGCCCTTCGTTGGCTGGAAACTCAGCGGTGTTTCAGGAAAGGGAACCGGTTCGTTCTACTACCTGATGCAGTTCCTGAGAGAACAGTCACAGACAATAGCACATTGA
- a CDS encoding ATP-binding protein: MRSWQDNVLRNVLAYTPEYYGLPVSLVIILIASASSFLILARFFGIYAILAIPISVAIVHPRIRHVLIARLNSIFRIQLQTPDIMKYGEYTLIKMHNIPAIVAKTVSAYDNHAESFLEIASFITDLLASGIDVTAYSIPHAAEEAKNIAELNGKVYFSTYVLLWSQGRSEHELVQSINAVPLGNERAGLRIELNDMDISRMRILFSDFRMRARKNYISGSRNISIFSLVDAEKAIFPSYCEALEISDLNAAVKFSAKHVDRKKLAKTASTKIADITFELKQRNSRKENTDYLKSVLNSAEILSNESRKDTPEAFLCSLDFMVMSRTPYGLKREISKLDRGLRIAGMRARNLSYRASRSVQGFFDFTRENTPYPMDASSAASFFPAYFSREETSGILIGINEYTGKPIYLDYFSHTSYNSIVTGETGSGKSYFAKVFSSRVFRAEYSKLLILDPLNEYHCTELGRSCMETDLIGFLDLIRRAITDVSLYRAIIIKYDLISAEKEATSGLMIAEALSQFMSKIDGRKTMIIDEANMVLKNEDALRLVENTVRHSRHFETSVFIITQSISDIMFGNTIEENSVHRFFFRTASPEDDFQRYIPGTNDLSKLIGGKNHNLSECYYSYGGRYVKILITDVDTTLS, encoded by the coding sequence TTGAGATCCTGGCAGGATAACGTCCTCAGGAATGTGCTAGCTTACACCCCAGAATACTATGGCCTTCCCGTCTCCCTTGTTATTATTTTGATTGCCAGCGCATCGTCATTTCTCATCCTTGCAAGGTTCTTTGGCATTTACGCGATTCTGGCGATTCCAATCTCAGTGGCTATTGTTCATCCAAGGATCAGGCATGTTTTAATAGCAAGGCTGAACAGTATCTTCCGTATCCAGCTGCAAACGCCGGATATAATGAAATATGGAGAATACACGTTGATAAAGATGCACAACATCCCAGCGATTGTGGCAAAGACGGTATCTGCATATGACAATCATGCCGAGAGCTTCCTTGAGATCGCCTCCTTCATAACCGACCTCCTCGCTTCTGGAATAGACGTCACAGCATATTCTATTCCGCATGCTGCGGAAGAAGCTAAGAATATTGCAGAACTGAATGGTAAGGTGTATTTCTCCACATACGTTTTGCTATGGTCACAGGGAAGAAGCGAGCATGAACTGGTCCAATCAATAAATGCAGTTCCACTCGGAAATGAGAGGGCTGGCCTGAGGATCGAATTAAATGATATGGACATCAGCCGGATGCGGATCCTATTCTCTGATTTCCGCATGCGTGCCAGAAAGAACTATATTTCCGGAAGCAGGAATATATCAATATTCAGCCTTGTTGACGCCGAAAAAGCTATCTTTCCGTCCTACTGTGAAGCTCTTGAGATCAGCGATCTGAACGCCGCCGTGAAGTTCAGCGCTAAGCATGTCGACAGAAAAAAACTTGCAAAGACAGCTTCAACAAAGATCGCTGACATAACCTTTGAATTGAAGCAGAGAAATAGCAGGAAGGAAAACACTGATTATCTCAAATCTGTACTGAATTCTGCTGAGATACTATCGAATGAGTCGAGAAAGGATACTCCTGAAGCTTTCCTTTGCAGCCTGGATTTCATGGTTATGAGCAGAACTCCCTACGGGCTAAAGCGTGAGATTTCAAAACTTGACAGAGGCCTCAGAATAGCTGGAATGAGAGCGAGGAATCTGAGTTACAGGGCATCACGCTCTGTCCAGGGCTTCTTTGACTTCACACGCGAAAATACGCCTTACCCCATGGATGCCTCCTCTGCTGCATCATTCTTCCCAGCTTACTTCTCCAGGGAGGAGACGTCCGGAATACTTATTGGCATAAATGAATACACAGGGAAACCGATCTATCTGGACTATTTTTCGCACACATCCTACAATTCCATAGTGACCGGGGAAACTGGATCTGGGAAATCGTATTTTGCGAAGGTATTCTCAAGTAGGGTGTTCAGAGCTGAATATTCAAAACTGCTGATACTCGATCCGCTGAACGAATACCATTGTACTGAACTTGGGCGTTCGTGCATGGAGACGGATCTCATTGGTTTTCTTGATTTGATAAGGAGAGCGATCACCGATGTTTCGTTGTATCGGGCGATTATAATAAAGTATGATCTGATCAGTGCGGAAAAGGAGGCAACATCCGGCCTAATGATAGCAGAAGCGCTATCTCAATTCATGTCAAAGATCGACGGGCGCAAGACCATGATCATAGATGAAGCGAACATGGTGTTGAAGAACGAAGATGCCCTCAGATTGGTTGAGAACACCGTGAGGCATTCCAGGCATTTCGAAACTTCTGTATTCATAATAACACAGAGCATAAGCGATATAATGTTTGGAAATACCATAGAGGAGAACAGCGTTCACAGATTCTTCTTCAGAACAGCATCGCCAGAGGACGACTTTCAAAGGTATATTCCGGGCACCAATGATCTCAGCAAGCTCATCGGAGGAAAGAACCACAACCTTTCCGAATGCTATTATTCCTATGGTGGACGATACGTGAAAATTCTCATTACAGACGTCGATACCACTTTATCTTGA
- a CDS encoding acyl-CoA thioesterase — METKKQSESETYVERMVLPEDMDIYEYLYGGRLMEWIDNCASIVATKHCRKRTVTGSIDSLFFLLPIHLGDMVILHGYINYTTKSTMEIEIDVIKEEGLTGIRRYATKAYLTYVAIDSDGRPTEIPQIVPETDEEKRRYQDAEKRAEERRKRLESIKQQLASMVP; from the coding sequence ATGGAAACCAAGAAACAATCGGAATCTGAGACATATGTAGAGAGGATGGTTCTGCCGGAAGACATGGATATATATGAATATCTATACGGTGGCAGGCTGATGGAATGGATAGACAACTGCGCATCCATCGTTGCGACAAAGCACTGCAGAAAAAGGACTGTAACTGGCAGTATTGATTCACTATTCTTCCTTCTTCCGATTCACCTTGGGGATATGGTCATCCTGCATGGATACATAAACTACACAACGAAATCTACCATGGAGATAGAAATCGATGTCATTAAGGAGGAGGGCCTAACCGGTATAAGGAGATACGCAACTAAGGCTTATCTAACATATGTTGCCATAGACTCAGATGGCAGGCCGACAGAGATACCGCAGATAGTGCCGGAAACGGATGAAGAGAAGAGAAGATACCAGGATGCTGAGAAGAGGGCGGAGGAGAGGAGAAAACGCCTGGAATCGATAAAGCAGCAGCTTGCATCGATGGTTCCTTGA
- a CDS encoding UPF0147 family protein, translating to MDQNLFNEVMYLLDELSQDITVPKNVRKVAQDSKAKLSQENESLDLRCATVLSMLDEMANDPNVPAHGRTDLYTIISKLEALSKS from the coding sequence GTGGATCAGAACCTTTTCAATGAAGTAATGTACCTCCTGGATGAACTGTCTCAGGACATAACGGTACCGAAGAATGTCAGAAAAGTTGCCCAGGATTCAAAAGCAAAACTGTCTCAGGAAAATGAGAGCCTTGATCTTAGATGCGCCACTGTCCTTTCCATGCTGGACGAGATGGCAAACGATCCAAACGTTCCTGCTCATGGAAGAACGGATCTTTATACAATTATAAGCAAGTTGGAGGCTCTGTCCAAGAGCTGA
- a CDS encoding ribbon-helix-helix domain-containing protein: MKLLNKDVKLTLRISEEDINEIDNFLNAYPEFGSRSEFIRHAVMSYISSKRVAVVKDQSQTSFDLDLDENTENIIKTVIEKGFFKSEKDLISAIVREYVDVFLLDFVKRKSKNMKDLMGELSSFEGVKHSAVERKNGR; the protein is encoded by the coding sequence TTGAAATTGCTCAACAAAGATGTCAAGCTCACATTGCGTATATCTGAGGAAGACATCAATGAGATAGATAATTTTCTTAACGCTTATCCAGAATTTGGAAGCAGATCCGAATTTATCAGGCATGCAGTAATGTCGTACATTTCCAGCAAGAGAGTTGCCGTAGTCAAGGATCAGAGCCAAACCAGTTTTGATCTAGATCTGGATGAAAATACTGAGAATATTATAAAGACGGTCATAGAAAAGGGCTTCTTCAAGTCGGAAAAGGACCTGATAAGTGCCATAGTCAGGGAATACGTGGACGTTTTCCTGCTTGATTTCGTGAAGAGGAAATCAAAGAATATGAAGGATCTTATGGGCGAGCTCTCCTCCTTTGAAGGTGTGAAGCACAGTGCAGTGGAGAGGAAGAACGGAAGGTGA
- a CDS encoding oligosaccharide flippase family protein has translation MLSRKSPIIVTANIINAIAGYLGLFFITRYVGITIWGFVAFGMGFTGIFSLATELGFSSAYTKSVSEGYDVRDATSTFFAVKLTLAIIFVIITLSALTIWTDVLHRGFQNPVEYWVIIALIPYYFSGTLLSIPRSYYSSTFSPYRQILPSIVEALSRNGFFIAIGVVYYTHIWKLPDADIAIVIASVYSLTYTVYFLFMMHLGRPWHLQRPSVSTFKYFAAVAIPLAATSGIATINGNIDKVIIQFYWHADATSALYTSQILGTALISFSGAITGFFLPILARRQKKIDMTYDSYDLEKYVSLFILPFVIILAIFSVYFMNIFSAGYRKYSEILIFVALANYISIITSPFTSAVIASGKTWNIAKITTPSIIANIALNFVFVPRSIFGFTGLSLGPAGTVFASFLTASADYLIYRYLYYRVEGRNDVSILRQIVPALAEIAVGYAIIRTIKPYPFLELLGSSLLLLLVFFLAAIAIGEITGSEILEFLKNLNPISIPKNIREERRVDKK, from the coding sequence TTGCTGAGCAGGAAGTCGCCCATAATAGTAACTGCAAATATAATCAATGCAATTGCGGGGTATCTTGGCCTTTTCTTCATAACGAGATACGTTGGCATAACAATATGGGGTTTTGTTGCGTTCGGTATGGGCTTTACCGGCATATTTTCTCTTGCAACAGAGCTAGGGTTCAGCTCAGCATACACGAAGAGCGTTTCAGAGGGCTATGATGTCCGTGATGCAACTAGCACCTTCTTTGCAGTCAAGCTAACGCTTGCCATAATTTTCGTGATAATAACGCTGTCTGCGCTGACCATCTGGACTGACGTATTGCACAGAGGCTTCCAGAATCCAGTAGAATACTGGGTTATCATAGCGCTGATACCATATTACTTTTCAGGAACGCTCCTTTCGATACCCAGATCCTATTATTCATCAACATTCTCACCGTACAGGCAGATCCTACCGTCAATAGTTGAGGCCCTGTCAAGGAATGGTTTTTTCATTGCCATCGGTGTTGTTTATTACACTCACATATGGAAACTTCCCGATGCTGACATCGCAATTGTAATAGCTTCGGTATACTCCCTCACATATACTGTATATTTCCTGTTCATGATGCATCTTGGAAGGCCATGGCATCTCCAGCGTCCGAGCGTCTCTACATTTAAATACTTCGCAGCAGTGGCAATACCTCTAGCTGCAACAAGCGGCATAGCCACGATCAACGGCAACATAGATAAGGTAATTATACAGTTCTACTGGCATGCTGATGCCACAAGTGCCCTGTATACCTCGCAGATCCTGGGCACTGCACTTATATCATTCTCGGGTGCGATAACGGGGTTCTTTTTGCCAATTCTTGCTAGAAGGCAAAAGAAGATAGATATGACGTATGATTCCTACGATCTGGAAAAATACGTTTCTCTCTTCATACTCCCCTTCGTCATCATCCTCGCCATATTCTCGGTCTATTTCATGAACATATTCAGTGCTGGATACAGAAAGTATTCCGAAATTCTGATTTTCGTTGCTCTAGCCAACTACATATCCATAATAACGTCACCGTTCACGTCGGCGGTTATAGCATCTGGCAAAACTTGGAACATAGCAAAGATAACGACACCATCGATAATAGCAAACATTGCTCTCAATTTTGTCTTTGTTCCCAGATCCATATTCGGATTCACTGGACTTTCGTTGGGGCCTGCCGGTACGGTATTTGCATCTTTCCTGACCGCCTCTGCTGATTATTTGATATACCGTTATCTTTACTACCGCGTGGAGGGCAGAAACGATGTGAGCATTCTTAGGCAGATAGTACCGGCTTTGGCAGAGATCGCTGTGGGCTATGCAATAATCAGAACGATAAAGCCATATCCATTTCTTGAGCTCCTAGGATCTTCGCTCTTATTGCTTCTAGTCTTCTTCCTTGCCGCTATAGCAATAGGAGAGATAACGGGATCTGAGATCCTTGAATTCCTGAAGAATCTGAATCCTATAAGTATACCTAAAAACATAAGAGAGGAAAGACGGGTCGATAAAAAATGA
- a CDS encoding SMC-Scp complex subunit ScpB, with translation MVDDANKELTRKVEAILYSSRSPVSIKLISQILSADPLSVRKAVINLKKNYEKRDGALEVASYGYKYRIQLKSQYFSEAYAVSPPDISRSEMKVIANIAISDVGLSATAIKKIAHQRTDQILSHLEDMGLVKLINKGNSKIYTLGRKFESYFGISKEEFAKKIKSEMTGKTGETEGEAKN, from the coding sequence ATGGTGGATGATGCAAATAAGGAACTCACAAGAAAAGTTGAGGCGATACTGTATTCCAGCAGGTCACCGGTAAGCATAAAACTAATTTCGCAAATACTGTCAGCCGATCCTTTGTCTGTAAGAAAAGCTGTAATAAACCTGAAGAAGAACTACGAGAAAAGGGATGGGGCATTGGAGGTAGCATCATACGGCTACAAGTACAGGATACAGCTGAAATCGCAGTACTTTTCAGAGGCTTATGCCGTTTCGCCTCCAGATATTTCAAGATCAGAGATGAAGGTGATAGCGAATATAGCCATAAGCGATGTGGGGCTGAGCGCCACTGCAATAAAGAAGATAGCACACCAGCGGACGGATCAGATATTATCCCATCTGGAGGACATGGGGCTTGTAAAGCTCATCAATAAGGGAAATTCGAAGATATACACCCTTGGGAGGAAATTTGAAAGCTACTTTGGCATCTCCAAGGAGGAATTCGCAAAAAAGATAAAATCAGAGATGACCGGTAAAACGGGCGAAACTGAAGGCGAGGCAAAGAATTAA
- a CDS encoding ArsR family transcriptional regulator: MNMVLSEDAEKLAKYLMIADIPRSVAYTLVYMRDKDEVTSVEIERETGLRQPEVSIAMQWLRRKGWITKRNMKKEGKGRPIHGYRLSKSFNEILEEIIQDLSKKINEINYNIEQLKNYRK; this comes from the coding sequence ATGAATATGGTTCTGAGCGAAGATGCTGAGAAACTAGCGAAATATCTGATGATTGCGGATATCCCAAGGAGTGTAGCATACACCCTAGTATACATGAGGGATAAGGATGAAGTTACTAGCGTAGAGATAGAGAGAGAAACCGGCCTGAGGCAGCCAGAGGTATCCATTGCGATGCAATGGTTGCGCAGGAAGGGCTGGATCACCAAACGAAATATGAAAAAGGAGGGAAAGGGAAGGCCCATACATGGATACAGGCTGTCCAAGTCCTTCAACGAGATCCTTGAGGAGATAATTCAGGATCTCAGCAAGAAGATCAACGAGATCAATTACAACATCGAGCAGTTAAAAAATTATAGAAAATGA